The following DNA comes from Candidatus Margulisiibacteriota bacterium.
GACTCAGTAAGTAGACAGCTAGAAAGCAATAAACAGTATTATTTTGCAAAGCAAACGATGTTTGCTAAAGAGGTTAAGAAGAATAATTACCTTCTGTTAGACAAGATAACAGATTTTTTACAGCAACCAATACAAATAAATAGTTTTTATGTGGATCAGGAATCAATAGGTTTGGATGCTTATGTTTTAAAGTCAGATTTGCCAGCGCTGGGTAGTTATTTGTCAGAGCATGGATTGTTAAACAAGAGTATTTTTCAAGAAAAAGGAGACCAAATATGGGTATTAATCAAAGCGTCTTAAATAAATATTTGTTTCTTACTTTATGTGTCTGCACTTTGCTTTTGACAGGTAATATGTCCAGGCTATTTGGTTCATCGTTTGTTCCCTTGCAATTAACAGAACAGCAAAGCGGACAGGCAAATTTAGGCTTATGGCAAGAACAGTCTGGAGGAATTTTTGTAATGAATCCGTTTAATTTAAATGGATATTATGCTTTGAAAGAATATTTGGGAAAAGTAACTGATAAAAGGATTATTTCTTTCGAAGTTTTTCATGGGAGGGCAAAAGTTGTTTTGGAAGAAGCTTAGTCTGGTTGTTTTAATTATAGGTAGTGGTTTTTGTTTTAGTGCGCAAGCAGTATTTAATTACTCTAATAATGCGCCACAGACAGAAACTATCAAAGAGCAGAGCATTTGCTTTGACTATCAGTATTTGTCAGAAGAAGAGATACTTTCTGTTTCTCAAAAACTTTTTCCTTCATTAAAGGTATCAGTTAATAAGCTTAAAAAGAAAATATTTGTGGCAGGTGCACAGCTTGATATTAGAAAATTTCGGACATTCGTTGGATTAGTGGACACTAATAAAAAGTCGGTTTATTTTAAAACATGGTTGATAGAGGTTAATCAAAATAAGTTAGAGGGATTGGGAATAAATTGGCAGAATTATAAGAGCGGGTTAAACGTAGGGGATATGACCGATAAGCAAAAGTTGTTTGATAATCTAAATATCTTAGTCAGCAAAGGAGACGCAAAAATTCTTGCTAATCCTACCTTGATTTGTCTTGAGGATGAGATAGCTTTTATCAAGGTAGGAGACAGAATC
Coding sequences within:
- a CDS encoding type II and III secretion system protein, translating into MFWKKLSLVVLIIGSGFCFSAQAVFNYSNNAPQTETIKEQSICFDYQYLSEEEILSVSQKLFPSLKVSVNKLKKKIFVAGAQLDIRKFRTFVGLVDTNKKSVYFKTWLIEVNQNKLEGLGINWQNYKSGLNVGDMTDKQKLFDNLNILVSKGDAKILANPTLICLEDEIAFIKVGDRIPYTVPVESASDRVGWELQYIDSGINLSIRPNILSDGLVSAVIKLKVDNVKQWKSTMAGEYPVLSSREINLQCQIKNGEELVLGGLINSSERRNVSSLPILGDIPFIGSFFSQTTIEQEDTEIVFILSPEIVKM